Proteins encoded by one window of Cydia fagiglandana chromosome Z, ilCydFagi1.1, whole genome shotgun sequence:
- the LOC134679195 gene encoding uncharacterized protein LOC134679195 has protein sequence MSAEELRQQLADLQSRNEALQAQLQGHEASPQPIPTPATGDKVCKVSVKLPPFWADKPKVWFAQAECQFHVAGIKCDMTKFSHVISIIDQKLIGEIEDLVLDPPKEDKYETLKKELIRRLAVSEQERVERLVSEEELGDSKPSAFLRRLRSLAGTTKDETLLRQLWMRRLPNNVQAILAAHTDLSLEKLAGLADNIIEVSPGLSKVNKIDNSCPPSEMASLKECIEQLSMQVASLAGSHTRSRSRNRSSSRTRSRNESPVTRKCWYHRRYGTRASKCVPPCNWEENSNRNQ, from the coding sequence ATGTCGGCAGAGGAACTCAGACAACAGCTGGCTGACCTGCAGAGCAGGAATGAAGCACTACAAGCTCAGCTGCAGGGACATGAAGCTTCCCCCCAACCCATACCTACACCAGCCACTGGAGATAAAGTGTGCAAAGTATCTGTAAAATTACCTCCGTTCTGGGCAGACAAACCTAAAGTATGGTTTGCCCAGGCGGAGTGCCAATTTCATGTAGCAGGAATAAAATGTGATATGACTAAATTCAGTCATGTGATTAGTATTATAGACCAAAAGCTGATTGGGGAGATCGAAGACCTGGTATTAGATCCTCCCAAAGAAGACAAATatgaaactttaaaaaaagagTTGATTAGACGACTGGCTGTATCAGAGCAGGAACGAGTAGAGAGGCTAGTTAGTGAGGAAGAACTTGGTGACAGCAAGCCTTCTGCTTTTCTCAGACGGCTCCGCTCTCTTGCAGGGACAACAAAAGATGAAACCCTCCTGCGGCAGCTTTGGATGAGGCGCTTACCAAACAATGTTCAGGCTATTCTTGCTGCTCACACTGATCTTTCCCTAGAAAAGCTAGCGGGGTTGGCTGACAATATAATTGAGGTGTCTCCAGGCTTGTCAAAAGTCAACAAAATTGACAATAGCTGCCCACCAAGCGAGATGGCCTCGCTCAAAGAGTGCATCGAACAACTGTCCATGCAAGTAGCCAGCCTTGCCGGCTCTCACACCAGAAGCCGCTCCCGTAATCGCTCATCTTCAAGAACCAGAAGCCGAAATGAATCCCCAGTAACTCGAAAATGCTGGTACCATAGGAGATATGGCACAAGAGCCAGCAAATGCGTCCCTCCTTGCAACTGGGAGGAAAACTCCAACCGCAATCAGTAA
- the LOC134679197 gene encoding uncharacterized protein LOC134679197, with translation MECSNQKCKKMFDLKCLAIQPENFDNFTEDYKDSWVCPECACLKPKGENTQRGSSPTSRITSPMPVQNNDSELLTELRGLRNESMYLKKKISNINRLQTITQCAEQQYSEPPINIDNSDNKSAYSFAEAVSSEIKQGRRRKVSPATAKPDSGDKSVATKSAVSPLVVFNSVGTQPDRMDSESTGSKPKGGDNKSKKAVSRKNNFMTGENTSSGIRVSERKKHLHVWRLALDITSEQVETHVLNECGTEISVKVQKIKHKHERDYASFIIGVPENKFHVINQPRVWPHGAQFSEWLWFRGSKYETEGK, from the exons ATGGAGTGTTCAAACCAAAAgtgcaaaaaaatgtttgatttgAAATGTCTCGCCATTCAGCCGGAGAACTTTGATAATTTCACCGAAGACTACAAGGATTCGTGGGTTTGTCCGGAGTGTGCTTGTTTAAAACCGAAAGGCGAAAATACACAGCGCGGTAGTAGTCCGACATCACGAATAACTAGTCCAATGCCAGTTCAAAATAACGATAGTGAGCTGCTTACAGAACTTCGGGGACTTCG aaatgaaagtaTGTACTTGAAGAAAAAAATCTCAAACATAAATAGGCTGCAAACAATAACCCAGTGTGCGGAACAACAATATTCAGAGCCACCGATAAACATTGACAATAGTGATAACAAAAGTGCATACTCATTCGCCGAGGCGGTATCGAGCGAGATAAAACAAGGTAGACGGCGTAAGGTCTCCCCGGCAACAGCGAAACCGGACAGCGGCGATAAGAGTGTGGCCACGAAATCAGCGGTTTCACCGCTCGTCGTGTTTAATAGCGTGGGTACTCAACCCGATCGGATGGATTCTGAGTCTACCGGGTCTAAGCCAAAGGGTGGCGATAATAAGTCGAAGAAGGCAGTTAGcaggaaaaataattttatgacAGGCGAAAACACATCATCTGGAATTCGGGTCTCGGAACGCAAGAAACATTTACATGTATGGAGGTTAGCGCTCGACATAACATCGGAGCAGGTTGAGACACATGTATTGAATGAATGTGGCACAGAAATAAGTGTTAAAGTACAGAAAATTAAACACAAGCACGAAAGAGACTACGCTTCATTCATTATAGGAGTGCCAGAAAATAAGTTCCATGTCATAAATCAGCCGAGGGTGTGGCCTCACGGAGCCCAGTTCAGCGAATGGTTGTGGTTTCGCGGATCAAAGTATGAAACGGAAGGAAAGTAG